Part of the Aggregatilinea lenta genome, AAAGCGCCCACCTCGACTACAATGCAGGCGTGAACCCTGACGAAATCCGATCCCGTTACGCCAGTAGGAGTAATGCCCCGTGACCGCCGATTCAGCCCGCCGCTATCCCGCGCTCGACATCGTATGCCAGGCGCCCGCCGACCGCCTGAACGAAGACGCCTGGGTGGCGACCACCGCCGGAACGCTGGGCGAAACGCTGATCGTCGCGGCCATCGACGGCGCGACCACCCGCCTCACCCCGCCGCCCTTACAGCGCCACCTGGACGCCAGCGGCCACAAGCTGACGCCCGCCGCCTACGCCGCGCGCACCATCCGCGACGGGCTGCTGCGGCACACCGCCGACGCCGCGCCGGGCGATCTGCGCACGCTGCTGCTGGCCGCCAACGACGATTTGGGCCGCGAGATGACCGCGCTGTTCGGCGCGCTGGCGCTGGATCGCATGGGTTTCCCTGACGAGGTTTACAACGCGCTCAAGAGCGATTCGCGCTACGTGCGGCTGGGCCTGCCCGCGTGTGTGGCGACCGTGGTCGAGTACGATCCCGACGCGGACACGTTGCGCTTCGTCAGTGCGGGCGATACGGCGCTGCTGGTCGTCCGGCGCGACGGCAGCGTGGAGATCCCGACTGAAAATCAGGTCGAGCAGCACGACAATCATGTGCTCAAAGCAGCGCTGGCGCTGCGCAGCGCCAAGCCCGATCTGACGTTCCGCGAGCTGGTGCAGCAGCCGCAGATCCGCAAACAGAACCTGAACACCGGCTTGAAGCACAATTACGTGGACGAG contains:
- a CDS encoding protein phosphatase 2C domain-containing protein, with the translated sequence MTADSARRYPALDIVCQAPADRLNEDAWVATTAGTLGETLIVAAIDGATTRLTPPPLQRHLDASGHKLTPAAYAARTIRDGLLRHTADAAPGDLRTLLLAANDDLGREMTALFGALALDRMGFPDEVYNALKSDSRYVRLGLPACVATVVEYDPDADTLRFVSAGDTALLVVRRDGSVEIPTENQVEQHDNHVLKAALALRSAKPDLTFRELVQQPQIRKQNLNTGLKHNYVDEHGLPQPHQGIGAVNGQPELRYFLQHGEIELNDVAYVCVMTDGLEWPASADEIFSEHPGDARAQREERRAFMAAEIGRRGLAGYLTLLREVEDRDGDHENYPRMKTHDDATGVLLRFP